cttttatccacacggggtaaaaggaacggataaactttgacccaaatgcttgcttgtacttactcatcaaattacacacaacaatatgttttataacaccaagttattggtgtgtttacatacgtcaatgtgtaaccgactcacaactacaactcacatgtctccatttcaagaatataagatattatcttctcataatcactcgtgataaaatccatgaagtgattcagatgagtgtgggttgaatccaatactcgaatcttattccaggagtacttaTGAACACTGcaactatgtctaaaacacctagacaaactacagacccattcatgacagtcttgcctcaatacctacttccaaagtatgatcgactgtggatagtttgaataacttagttattcgggaagtcaaaacatgcaaagtgaaacacaagaataatcgaatccaatatggtctcagaacttatgaatataaataaaacaccttttatttgatcaccatattgatcacacattattcattgtataatgtttcgatttatcaactcaatacttgaattaaaacaatagttgtcccatgctccaaacatgcacactatgttttctatggtctttactttgtgaaatagatcaattgacaacatttcaatgatgctcatttcacaattccaaatccttattgcatcgcttaacattctaagtttaagtctagaaatcctacaaattcctagttctcttaaactaatgctctgataccaattgtgacatccccatttttacggccagaaaagaccgatttcgtttatgtttttttaataaaagcggagtaaatttttaaagaaaagtgtttcggaatttgttcccaaaacaaaatatgataaagatttatcaaaacatttccttaaagaaatgtattttcattatattacaaacTCGGGATGTCAACATCGATACCGGTCATAAGCATAAACCAAAAACATCATAGaccacaaaataaattttggcCTTAAAACAACATAGGTCTTACAACATTCTATTTATTTTCTACTGGCCTAAAATCCTTAATCTCTCGTCagatcatccaactatgcttttgCCAGTACacataatacaagaaactgagtgggtcaggctggggagtctggtgagcatatagggttttcaacctacaataaacaagtttattattttcaacaattattcaacccgattacccgttcccattatcctcactttacatccctacagcatctattataagggacctctCCTAAGGACTTTCATTCGaggtggacactactgctaaggggattcctcaaccatATTGGTCCGTAAGGCAAccattaggggggggggggtggagtacaccgatgaacacatcgttcacaaacacctataagtggcgagcctgctagcgttccactggacttcctagaaaagttcgtggtcgtcatccatactccgctagatgattggatcaaCGTCAACATTGATGCCTCtcgtcattttatttcatcacacatcaactatttcatctacccatgttttacccaacatatttgtatatataaaatacataattaGTCTAGATCTGAAAAACAAAGTTCAAATCTTTCACCCCACATAGATCTCAaagtaaaaatacatatacagttcagatctgaagaaaaatgtctagatttgacaaaaaaaaaatacatatacagttcggATCTGAAAACGAAGTTTAAATCTTCTATACAACATAGATCTCAAGtataaattatttatatataaggTTTAGATCTAAAAGGTTCAGATTTGAAGTGAGAAAGTCTAAATCTGAAGGaaagagttcagatctgaaagaAAAGTTTAAATCTGAAAGaaaaagtctagatctgaaggaaaaagtTCAGATCTAAAAAGAAAGAGGTTTAGATCTTtctcatccagcatagatctcaAGTAAATAGATAATATATATACACTTAAAGCTTAAttgatataaaatacttcatatctatgtgtaagatgaaagtgactatacactcacttgttaaggtggtgattccaacTTGGACAGCACTTCGCTTTGATGAAACCGGGAGGtttgcttgaaaaccgggctctacacgggcagagtttcaaaccaaaaaactctttttcttggagccttcgggtgctccggggctttcttctggTGCTAGGAAGgtaccctaggctttggggggtttagggtgttagagagagaaagaatgaggGAATTGGTGTGAAATGAGCTACCCCCTCACCTTTATTTATAGGTTGGGAAActgctcaactcgccgagtcagtgaacctactcaccgagtccatgccacatttcaccatctggtggctagccGTGGGGACAAATCTACAGCCAGgattgcgccacgtcacccaAACTCGCACAGCtcattctcgacttctaaaaatcataactctcgcatatgagctccgttttcgacgttctttatatccacgtgtaggtgcgATCGTACTataaaactttcgtttagactccgtcgactaattttgactttatttttaaagttatatttttaacaggccgagacatgaaaagtccgttaaaaattcataacttctttatccgacgtccgctttcgtctgtctttttactgttgcgctactaataatgagatcttcaaatctcatttaggttgcattggccaaaaaccgctcgatataAAATTCGAATTCCCGGTTGTGCACTgatatgtcaaatcttagaaaaatcataacttcatcgtacgaagtcagatttgggcgttctttttatgcattctctcggtttaacgtatactatgacttttgtttaaatctctaaggctaaaaagcattttatcgtaaactcactttttacgtcacagagcgtcgtgtcggttttgttgcgaaacttcgacaagtcataacttcttcgttataactcggattttagcgttctttatatgtctgaaatccttgtcacgaccactacaactttctttatCGATATCAGGTTTATATAACACTTCaattttaacgcttatttttatcctttatttattatacctttataaataagtataaagcacataaattcacataatttaTGTAATAgtcaaataattcatctttattacttcaaaatgagttatgACATCATCtacgaaacacaggcgttacacaaaGAATCTTTCCTAACAATTGCGGCTTTCCTGGTCAGCCATCGTCGAACCCCTCACCCCTTCTCGCGATTTGCCAGCCACCACCGACCTATCAACTCACTATGTCACCAATTGATCCTCCTTCTTCGCACCTAACAGTCAGAAGGGTGTATCCTCGTTGCTTCAACCACCTTCCCCTCTGGCCTCATTGAACCCCCGAAGACCATATCGGCTTGCGAGGCGATAGACGAACATTAGTGCCTTCCTTCATCATTTGTTTCTGTTCATCTTCGTCCCTTCGATCAGGCAAGAAACTGAAGACCATAGCAGCTTCGCTGCTTCCCCCATTCAGCCTCGTCAAACACCGGAGACTCCATCTTCTTCGACATCAACAACCACCGACGACGCTCCCTTAACCCAAAACTGATCATCGATCGTCGGACTGATGTTACTGCCTTCATGTTTCCTTTTGGCGCATTCGTTCTTTCCTTTAATATCACCTGATCAAAACAAGAAAAggggaaaaaccctaatcttttttTAAATGGATCCACTTGTCTGGATCGGTCATGGAGCTTCAATAAGAAAATGAGTTTTGATTTTGATCCGGTCGAAGGACAAAGCAAAAAATCAAACTTTCATTAAAATTGAACATAATTGGTCCCTCCCCCAGAAAAACCTAATAAGTTAagtcctaaaaccctaaaatagtTTCAATTGCACATGATTAACCCCTGTCTTGAGAATAATTCGCAACATCAGCCCCTAAAGTATGATTTTGGCAAAATCAAATCCTagagtttatttattttaagaaagaCCACCATATACTTAATAATTAATACCAAAACTAACCCTTTTGTTTATTAGGAAATATAAATATACTTGGTGGTTCGCTTTAAGAGCAAGGAACATCATGTGACAACTTTCACGACAACTTTCACACCACGAGCCTCGTTCACGCTACGAAAGTGAGTGCTTACGActcatttttaatattttaattatttccggggggtgggggggggggatacatgtgccaatatattttgtttataaaGACCAATTACCTTTTTATGCGAAAATACAATAAACCTAGTttataaaagtattattatttaacaatataccatattgttatGAATAAACTAGTATAAACTTTTCGTATACGTATTATGACTATTTTATCGTAAAATAACCAGTTCACACAACAAATACTACATGATacaaaattatatgatttttatgtgacgTTGCATATTATGACAAACAGGTTATAACACTTTGTAGTATATTAAAGATTCAAGCTATTACTATTcatgtatatttatatgtttaaatgcACAAAGTTTATGCATATACATATGTTCATTACTTTGACACATACATCTTTATAAAAGCAAGACATAACACTTTTACATACATGTCAAACATACTTGGcttttataaaatttaacctAAAAACTCCAAGAAGAAATAAGAATAATACCCAAAATACAACCATTTCAAGCCCTTCATCTGTTCATCACCCATACTCTACTAAGCTCAAATGGATCACCATATTTTTTTCATCCCTGCTTTCCATTATTTTGGTGTCGGTCCGTACCACAATCCACATCCTAGCCAATTCCAATCCAAATCTCAGTCCACATCCTAGCCAATTCCAATCTAAATCTGAGTATGAATTCCAATCCTTATCCTAATCCCTATTCTGATCCCAAAATGATTTCAACCCATTTAAGACCATTCAAGAAACCTAATTCGAATTCCAATCCCAAACTCAATTCCAATAGAAACACTATATCATACCCAAGCATGATAAGCTCAATCAGAACCCAAGAAAAAAAAGGAAAGACACCTTGTAAGAATTTGACTGTTGAGGAAGAGAAGGCTTTGACACATACATTGGTTAACGTTTTGGAAGACCCAAGAGTTGGGAACGACAGATATGACCACCTTTTTACTAAAAGTGGAAGAACACCAACAAAGTTGACATGGAGTTTAACGCCATATTCTTGAACGTGAAGTGTGAGTGGCAAAGTGACGTGAATGATGAAACAATATTGAAGAAAACTCTAGCAATTTACCGGCATGATAAGGGGGCACTCTTCAATTTATTTTGTTTTGGACTATTGTGAAAGACTCTGAAAAATGGAAAGATATCAAAACTTCAAAATTATACACGTGTGGTTCTAAAAGAACCAAAACATTCGAAACCACTCATAATCAATCGTTGGATGCGCATGTCGAGGTAGACCTTAACGAAGATGAGCCTATTGCAGTTCCAATACCTATTTTGCCCCATGGGAAGAGACAAAGCAAAACGAAATGTAAATGGATCGCAAGCAGTTCAAGTGACGTAGATAAAACGACGACCAAGGTTGACAACTTAAAAACTACTTCGAAGCAATATTTAAGCATTGCAAAAGAGAAGGAAAAAACTCATGAAACTCGATAAAAGATATTACTCACTATACCAAACACGATACagttaatgtttaatttttattGTAATTCCTTTTCAAGTTAATGAAAATTTTAGGTTTTACATAGATTAATTTGTTTAAATAAAGGAAAAAAATGTTGTATGACAAACCAACTCCAAAATGACAAGATGTTGAAAAGGTATGACAAAATGACAAATAAAGTTTACATGGCAGGTAAATTAATATATCAAGAGTGGAACCATTCTCACCGACCTAAATAAAAGTTTAACTAAACTATGTAAAGCTTGATGTAAActctaaataaaagttgaataTTCCATTAAACTTTATAGTGATACATTCTTTATACTCTAAAGTAGTTTCAAACTCAAATCCTATCACACCCAAATCAAAGCCGATGATAACAATGTTCTATGATATTGAAATTCTATAAAAACCAAAAACTATTAGGACCAAAATTTTAATATACTcccaaatataaattaaaaaataaaaaaaaaaaaaaactcaatcaaTATATGTTCATTCTCTTCCAATGCATCAACACAGATTTCTTAATCTTCCGTTAGAATTTTTTTCAAGATACGGTTGACTAAAAAAATCCATACCGATGGCCGCTTTCACAGTCAATTCATCTCCTCAAAATCCATCACctataaattcaaatttcagtATCCATTACTTTGACTTTTGTGGTCAAACAAGTTAGTTTGCAGTTTGAACTTAATTGTAAAAACCTCAAATGTTAGTTAAATGTGACCATAATTGGTAGTTGATAACAAttagttaaaaaaaatgaaaagaaagtgTTACCCTTGAACAAACGGGACAAAACTCGCTTCTTTCTTGCCAATTCAAGATGCAACCAAGATGATAATGGTGTAAGCATTTAGTTGTAATCTTCGGGTTGTCAAGCGTATATTCTACAAccaaatatataaacaaatgaTTCTAGCTCCAATTCtcgtttttggaaactaaaataATATAGTTAACATAAGTTTATGATAAACATAgaatgccaaaaaaaaaaaaaaaaatactcacCCTCAAAGCATATGAGACATTCATTATCTTCTTTTACATCTTCTGATTTTTCAGAGATCAACTTGTTACTTTCGAGAACGGGTTCTCGTACAACTTGTGAATGAGTCACATCTGTTGATCCTTTTCCAAGAAGAGCATCACTCTAGAGCACAAAACTTTAATTCATTAGaaataataaaatatacatttgatacatttgaagtaataaaatatgAATTTGCCCTTACTAgtcaaataaattaatttttagggGTCAATGGGTCAAGTTGGATTGAGTTCGAGTTGACCTATTTAATTAAACCGTCAaactatttatttttttcaactcAACCTATTAAATAAGGAAGATACTTATAAATTACAAACTCAAATAATTGTTCAAatgttaaattaaattaaattaaatgttaTATATTTAAACATGTGAGCGAGTTGATATGTCACGAAATTTAAACTTTAACCCAACCAAATTAATAAACATGTTACATGTCACGAAATTTAAACTTTAAGCCAACCAAATTAATAAACAGGTTACATGGGTTGACCCTATTAATTAAATGAGTTGAAAATCTAAATCTAATTTTTGCAACCTTTACTTATTTTCAAGGTCAAAATGTGCAAAGTATTGTCCCTAAAAGTCAGAATGTATAGTATATTCTTTAATGGAGCACAAGTAGTCTATATGATCATTTTTTACATTTGATACCATAATAAGTGTTCACAAACACATGCAAAACACAAATTAAGGCAATTACACAAGCTTTAGGACACTTACGATTATACAATTAACAAAATGTACCAATGAAAACATTACAAAAGGAAAATGTTATTACTCAATGCAATGCAACGCCATAtggaattaaaaatttaaaacataccTCAAATGCAATGTCTTGTACCTCAGTGCTTCTATTGGTTGTTGCATTAGGCTGTTGAATGTGTTGACCATCATCGGGATCTTCATCTTCTTGGTCAACTTCGGGGGCACGAAAACAACAAAGCAAGCATCCCATGACGATTTTGCAGGTTGATTAATCTAGAGCTATGGAGAATGTGattaaaaaggtaaattaagggttTAGATGATAAACCAAGATCAGTTTATAGAATGTGAGAAAAATCACACAATAGTTCTCGACATTATAGAACACCTAAAAGTTAAAACACCTCTTTAGCACACAAAGGACTTGGTATTTGACTTTCTCAAATGTCAAAGTGACCTTTGAGTTACATGAGATTAAAACTGTTTTGATTCGAATAAAGCCCAAATTCCGGATTATATTGAATGATCAATGATGATATGACTCGACAAAACTAAATTAATTGGTTGATTTTGGTGCTGAGAGAAAGTAATTTTGCTTCAAAAACCAAAAGTTTGAGTCGATGAAATTGCATTGAATATAGAACGAAGGTTTTCAATTCGTCGGCAAGATTTGGAAAAACGAAAACCAAAAAAAGAGCAGAAGTAGCCAGATAGAAAACTAACCTTGATAGTTGATAATCGATAGCATAATTTCACAAGGATTTCCATACGACTAAATTTTCGACGAAACCCTGATAAATATATAGAAtaatatgataataataataaacaaatcgAAGAAAATAATGGATTACGATGAGAGAACAGAATCTTGGGTTCGCATACTGAAATATTGGGGAGGGAATCAGAACACTATCAGAACTCTCCGGAGTGATGGAAGATAATTcttatttcaaattcataacttttatTTTATCCTATTTACcgcatgataaaaaaaaaattaaaaataag
The genomic region above belongs to Lactuca sativa cultivar Salinas chromosome 4, Lsat_Salinas_v11, whole genome shotgun sequence and contains:
- the LOC111917814 gene encoding E3 ubiquitin ligase BIG BROTHER-related, which gives rise to MGCLLCCFRAPEVDQEDEDPDDGQHIQQPNATTNRSTEVQDIAFESDALLGKGSTDVTHSQVVREPVLESNKLISEKSEDVKEDNECLICFEEYTLDNPKITTKCLHHYHLGCILNWQERSEFCPVCSRVMDFEEMN